The following are encoded together in the Buchnera aphidicola (Acyrthosiphon lactucae) genome:
- the rfaE1 gene encoding D-glycero-beta-D-manno-heptose-7-phosphate kinase encodes MKKKLINFNNSLVLVVGDLILDCYWYSKNHYMSSEQLTPILPIYKIKEQPGGAANVAKNIAEIGGCSKIIGYIGTDNEGSILKKLMNHLRIDSDLISLEKNKTITKIRILSEKKQLIRVDFQEKYISKKMNILHQKIINSLSYFKVLVLSDYAKGTLAHIKEIISFAKKISIPILIDPKGIDFKKYSGASLLTPNLSEFEKIVGKCYRENEILQKGIKLLSELKLSALLVTRSKNGMTLFQKQKKPIHFPAISQIASDVTGAGDTVIAIIAASLATGYSLEEACFYANIGASIVIKKIGTETVTINELNSVLNCQ; translated from the coding sequence ATGAAAAAAAAATTGATCAATTTTAATAATTCACTTGTTCTAGTTGTAGGAGATCTTATACTAGACTGTTATTGGTATAGTAAAAATCACTATATGTCGTCAGAACAATTAACACCAATCCTACCAATTTATAAAATTAAAGAACAACCTGGAGGTGCTGCAAATGTAGCTAAAAATATTGCAGAGATTGGAGGTTGTTCTAAAATAATTGGTTATATTGGTACAGATAATGAAGGATCAATATTAAAAAAACTTATGAATCATCTTAGAATTGATTCTGATTTAATTTCTCTAGAAAAAAATAAAACAATTACTAAGATTAGAATCTTATCAGAAAAAAAACAATTGATTCGAGTAGATTTTCAAGAAAAATATATTTCTAAAAAAATGAATATATTACATCAAAAAATTATTAATTCATTATCATATTTTAAAGTTTTAGTACTATCAGATTATGCAAAAGGTACTCTAGCACATATAAAAGAAATAATTAGTTTTGCAAAAAAAATATCTATTCCAATACTTATAGATCCTAAAGGAATAGATTTTAAAAAATATTCAGGCGCTAGTTTATTAACACCAAATCTTTCTGAATTTGAAAAAATAGTTGGAAAATGTTATAGAGAAAATGAAATTTTACAAAAAGGAATAAAATTATTATCTGAATTAAAATTATCAGCATTATTAGTTACTCGTTCTAAGAATGGAATGACTTTGTTTCAAAAACAAAAAAAACCAATACATTTTCCTGCTATATCTCAAATAGCATCTGATGTAACTGGTGCAGGAGATACTGTAATTGCTATAATTGCAGCTTCTTTAGCAACAGGATATTCTTTAGAAGAAGCATGTTTTTATGCTAATATTGGAGCTAGTATAGTCATAAAAAAAATTGGTACTGAAACAGTAACTATAAATGAATTAAATTCTGTTTTAAACTGCCAATAA
- a CDS encoding tRNA CCA-pyrophosphorylase: MKIYLVGGAVRDSLLNLPVKDKDWVVVGATEKMLLEKNFQQVGKDFPVFLHPETHEEYALARKERKAGRGYTGFDTDCNSNVTLEEDLVRRDLTINAIAQDEYGNYIDPFQGKKDIECRLIRHVSESFIEDPLRVLRVARFAASLVHLGFKVAKETMLLMCIIVKKKELLYLTSNRIWNETEKAFKTSNPHVYFQVLYTCNALNFFFPELYFLYEKNFFLNYSFFKKLCNKNMILMGLAKISLYNKDIDVRFAYLCQFLSVNQINKNYSKIFFDSYSASIIKNLCKRFNIPSCVRDIAVLHTGFYFFLNTIYHQSSKNIINLFSKVDAWRKPERIKKLAFLSNFNFLSQYKSEFYHVKSGCFLKKCFYIVKSVSIKLILKKGFKGYAIKNELMRLRIEKLELWRLKNIQYYSYL; the protein is encoded by the coding sequence ATGAAAATATATTTAGTAGGAGGAGCTGTTCGTGATTCTTTACTTAATTTGCCTGTTAAAGATAAAGATTGGGTAGTAGTTGGAGCTACAGAAAAAATGTTATTAGAAAAAAATTTTCAACAAGTCGGGAAAGATTTCCCAGTTTTCTTGCATCCAGAAACACATGAAGAATATGCTTTAGCAAGAAAAGAAAGAAAAGCTGGAAGAGGATATACTGGTTTTGATACTGATTGTAATTCTAATGTTACTTTAGAAGAAGATTTAGTAAGACGAGATTTAACTATTAATGCTATTGCACAAGATGAATATGGTAATTATATTGATCCTTTTCAAGGCAAAAAAGATATAGAATGTCGTTTAATACGACATGTTTCAGAATCTTTTATTGAAGATCCATTGCGTGTTTTACGTGTAGCAAGATTTGCAGCTTCTTTAGTTCATTTAGGATTTAAAGTCGCAAAAGAAACTATGTTGTTAATGTGTATAATAGTTAAAAAAAAGGAATTGTTATATCTAACATCAAATAGAATATGGAATGAAACTGAAAAAGCTTTTAAAACTTCTAATCCTCATGTATATTTTCAAGTTTTATATACTTGTAATGCACTTAATTTTTTTTTTCCAGAACTGTATTTTTTATATGAAAAAAATTTTTTTTTAAACTATTCTTTTTTTAAAAAATTATGTAATAAAAATATGATATTAATGGGATTAGCTAAAATATCACTTTATAATAAAGATATCGATGTGCGTTTTGCTTATTTATGTCAATTTTTATCAGTTAATCAAATAAATAAAAATTATTCAAAGATATTTTTTGATTCATATTCTGCTTCTATTATTAAGAATCTATGTAAGCGATTTAATATTCCATCTTGTGTTAGAGATATAGCAGTTTTGCATACTGGATTTTATTTTTTTTTAAATACCATTTATCACCAATCATCTAAAAACATTATAAATTTATTTTCAAAAGTTGATGCATGGAGAAAACCGGAACGTATTAAAAAACTAGCATTTTTAAGTAATTTTAATTTTTTAAGTCAGTATAAATCTGAGTTTTATCATGTAAAATCTGGTTGTTTTTTAAAAAAATGTTTTTATATTGTTAAAAGTGTTTCTATTAAATTAATTTTAAAAAAAGGCTTTAAGGGTTATGCAATAAAAAATGAATTAATGCGTTTAAGAATTGAAAAATTAGAATTATGGCGTTTAAAAAATATTCAATATTATTCCTATCTATAA
- a CDS encoding undecaprenyl-diphosphate phosphatase: MLDLYQVITSIIIGIIEGITEFLPISSTGHIIIASHWLKIENNNTKILEMFIEFGSALSILYFFHKKILNLIKFNINIKNKKTKNVHILISILPTIFFGLIFYKKIKLLFNIYNVMYALILGGFFLLISEIFKPKKYKINSINDITLFQSTIIGFFQILCLYPGFSRSGATIATAILLGIKRSVAIEFSFIISIPLIMGASFFDIINNISNIRISDLPIFFMGFIISFIVSLLCIKKLLEIINKTSLIFFGIYRFIMAGLIYLIN, translated from the coding sequence ATGCTTGATTTATATCAAGTTATCACTTCTATTATTATTGGAATAATAGAAGGGATAACAGAATTTCTTCCTATTTCTTCCACAGGACATATAATTATAGCTTCTCATTGGTTAAAAATAGAAAATAATAATACAAAAATATTAGAAATGTTTATTGAATTTGGTTCTGCGTTATCAATATTATATTTTTTTCATAAAAAAATTTTAAATTTAATAAAATTTAATATAAATATTAAAAACAAAAAAACAAAAAATGTTCATATTCTTATTTCTATTTTACCCACCATATTTTTTGGACTGATATTTTATAAAAAAATTAAACTATTATTTAATATATATAACGTTATGTATGCTTTAATATTAGGTGGTTTTTTTTTATTAATATCTGAAATATTTAAACCAAAAAAATATAAAATAAATAGTATTAATGATATTACTTTATTTCAATCTACAATAATCGGTTTTTTTCAAATTCTTTGTTTATACCCTGGTTTTTCAAGATCTGGAGCTACTATAGCAACTGCAATATTATTAGGAATAAAACGATCAGTTGCAATAGAATTTTCTTTTATAATATCAATTCCATTAATAATGGGAGCATCTTTTTTTGATATCATTAACAATATTAGCAATATTAGAATATCAGATCTACCAATATTTTTTATGGGATTTATTATCTCTTTTATAGTTTCTTTATTATGTATTAAAAAATTATTAGAAATTATCAACAAAACATCACTAATATTTTTTGGAATATATCGTTTTATAATGGCTGGATTAATTTATTTAATTAATTAG
- the crr gene encoding PTS glucose transporter subunit IIA, which produces MSFFSDFFNSKKTNFSKKIDIIAPISGDIINIEDVPDLVFSKKIVGDGIAIKPSGNKILAPVNGKIGKIFETMHAFSIISEDNVELFVHFGIDTVKLKGEGFKKKAQDNQKVKIGDEIITFDLDFLTEKAQSVLTPVVISNIENFKKIKKSSGTIVAGKTVIITLFY; this is translated from the coding sequence ATGAGTTTCTTTTCTGATTTTTTTAACAGTAAGAAAACTAATTTTTCTAAAAAAATAGATATTATTGCACCTATATCAGGTGATATAATAAATATAGAAGATGTACCAGATCTTGTTTTTTCTAAAAAAATTGTAGGTGATGGAATAGCTATTAAACCATCAGGAAATAAGATACTTGCACCAGTAAATGGAAAGATTGGAAAAATATTTGAAACTATGCACGCTTTTTCAATAATTTCAGAAGATAATGTTGAATTATTTGTACATTTTGGAATTGATACCGTAAAGTTAAAAGGAGAAGGTTTTAAAAAAAAAGCACAAGATAATCAAAAGGTAAAAATAGGAGATGAAATTATTACATTTGATTTAGATTTTCTTACAGAAAAAGCGCAGTCTGTTTTAACTCCTGTCGTAATATCTAATATAGAAAATTTTAAAAAAATAAAAAAATCATCTGGAACTATTGTTGCTGGAAAAACGGTTATTATTACGTTGTTTTATTGA
- the ptsI gene encoding phosphoenolpyruvate-protein phosphotransferase PtsI: protein MISGILASPGIAFGTALLLKEEEIVINRKIITIKNIKKEIERFFEGRKKSIQQLTEIKIKTRKLLGKKKESIFEGHIMLLEDEELEQEVISLIKEKNISAAAATELIIEGQAKALEELKDEYLNNRAIDVRDIGSRLLKNILNLNIIDLNNINSEVILIAKDLTPSETAQINLKYILGFITDLGGRTSHTSIMARSLEIPAIVGTGNITKIVKNNDYLILDSINNQIFINPSNQLINQKKEIKNKYILKKNKLIALKSLHATTIDGHNIKIGSNIGDLKDIDSAKKNGAECIGLYRTEFLFMGRNSLPTENEQFQAYKKIAELMKNKSVIIRTMDIGGDKDLPYMNLPKEENPFLGWRAIRILIDRKEILHTQLNAILRASAFGKIYILFPMIISVEEIRFLKSEIKKLKIQLSNNNILFDKNIKIGIMIETPASAIIAEYLIKEVDFFSIGTNDLTQYTLAVDRGNDLISHLYNPMNPSVLKLIKKVIDISHSNGKWTGICGELAGDERATVLLLGMGLDEFSMSSISIPKIKNIIRNTSFSNAQKLAKKALTLPTTKEIIHLVENFINH from the coding sequence ATGATTTCAGGCATTTTAGCATCACCGGGCATAGCTTTTGGAACAGCTCTTTTATTAAAAGAAGAAGAAATTGTTATTAACCGGAAAATAATTACTATTAAAAATATTAAAAAAGAAATAGAAAGATTTTTTGAAGGTAGAAAAAAATCAATACAACAATTAACAGAAATAAAAATCAAAACAAGGAAACTATTAGGGAAAAAAAAAGAAAGTATTTTTGAAGGTCATATTATGCTTCTTGAAGACGAAGAATTAGAACAAGAAGTAATTTCTTTAATCAAAGAAAAAAATATATCTGCTGCAGCAGCTACTGAATTAATTATTGAAGGACAAGCAAAAGCTCTAGAAGAACTAAAAGATGAATATTTAAACAATAGAGCTATCGATGTAAGAGATATTGGAAGTCGCTTATTAAAAAATATACTTAATCTAAATATTATTGATTTAAATAATATAAATAGTGAAGTGATTTTAATTGCAAAAGATTTAACTCCTTCCGAAACAGCACAAATTAATCTAAAATATATTTTAGGCTTTATTACTGATTTAGGAGGTAGAACGTCACATACCTCAATTATGGCAAGATCATTAGAAATTCCTGCAATCGTAGGAACTGGAAATATTACAAAAATAGTTAAAAATAATGATTATCTTATTTTAGATTCTATTAATAATCAAATTTTTATAAATCCATCTAATCAATTAATTAATCAAAAAAAAGAAATAAAAAATAAGTATATTTTAAAAAAAAATAAATTAATAGCTCTAAAAAGTTTACATGCTACAACTATTGATGGACATAACATTAAAATTGGTTCTAATATTGGCGATCTTAAAGATATTGATTCTGCAAAAAAAAATGGTGCTGAATGTATTGGCCTGTATCGAACTGAGTTTTTATTTATGGGTAGAAATTCTTTACCTACTGAAAACGAACAATTTCAAGCATATAAAAAAATTGCAGAATTAATGAAAAATAAATCTGTGATTATCAGAACAATGGATATTGGTGGAGATAAAGATCTTCCTTATATGAATTTACCAAAAGAAGAAAACCCTTTTCTCGGATGGCGTGCTATACGAATTTTAATAGATCGCAAAGAAATATTACATACTCAGTTAAATGCTATTCTTAGAGCTTCTGCATTTGGTAAAATATATATTTTATTTCCTATGATAATATCTGTAGAAGAAATTAGATTTTTAAAATCAGAAATTAAAAAACTTAAAATTCAATTAAGTAATAATAATATATTATTCGATAAAAATATTAAAATTGGAATTATGATAGAAACCCCAGCATCAGCTATAATAGCTGAATACTTAATAAAAGAAGTAGATTTTTTTAGTATTGGAACTAATGATTTAACACAATACACTTTAGCTGTTGATAGAGGTAACGATTTAATTTCACATCTTTATAATCCTATGAATCCATCTGTTTTAAAATTAATTAAAAAAGTTATCGATATTTCACATTCAAACGGAAAATGGACTGGGATATGCGGTGAACTAGCTGGAGATGAACGTGCTACTGTTCTTTTATTAGGTATGGGATTAGATGAATTTAGTATGAGTTCAATAAGCATTCCTAAAATTAAAAATATTATTCGCAATACATCTTTTTCTAACGCTCAAAAATTAGCAAAAAAAGCATTAACACTACCTACTACAAAAGAAATAATCCATTTAGTAGAAAATTTTATTAATCATTAA
- a CDS encoding HPr family phosphocarrier protein produces the protein MFQKKVTITAPHGLHTRPAAQFVKEAKKFISEISITYNGKSVNAKSLFKIQTLGLIRGSLITLTAQGEDEKKAIEHLSLIITELE, from the coding sequence ATGTTTCAAAAAAAAGTTACAATAACTGCTCCGCATGGTTTACATACTCGTCCTGCAGCTCAGTTTGTGAAGGAAGCAAAAAAATTTATTTCTGAAATCTCAATTACTTATAATGGAAAATCAGTAAATGCAAAAAGTTTATTTAAAATTCAAACGCTTGGTTTAATCCGAGGAAGTCTTATTACACTAACAGCTCAGGGAGAGGATGAAAAAAAAGCAATTGAACATTTATCTCTAATAATTACAGAATTAGAATAA
- the cysK gene encoding cysteine synthase A, with amino-acid sequence MSKIYEDNSLTIGNTPLVRLNKIGHGNILVKIESRNPSFSVKCRIGANMIWSAEKNQNINKNIELIEATSGNTGIALAYVAASRNYRLTLTMPDTMSIERQKILKSLGAKLILTNGKYGMQGAISKANDIVSCNSGKYFLLKQFENPANPEIHQQTTGPEIWNDTNGNLDILISAVGTGGTITGITRYIKKIKRKKNLISIAVEPSESPVITQFLTGKEIAPGPHKIQGIGAGFIPKNLDLTLIDQVITVSSEEAILMARKLMKKEGILAGISSGAALHAAIKIQNKKNFLDKKIVVILPSSGERYLSTELFSNL; translated from the coding sequence ATGAGTAAAATATATGAAGATAACTCTTTAACTATTGGTAACACACCTCTAGTTCGTTTAAATAAAATTGGACACGGAAATATTTTAGTAAAAATAGAATCTAGGAATCCAAGTTTTAGTGTTAAATGTAGAATTGGTGCTAATATGATATGGAGCGCAGAAAAAAATCAAAATATAAATAAAAATATAGAATTAATAGAAGCGACTAGTGGTAATACAGGAATAGCATTAGCTTATGTTGCTGCTTCTAGAAATTATCGATTAACTCTAACTATGCCTGATACAATGTCTATTGAAAGACAAAAAATATTAAAATCTTTAGGGGCAAAACTAATATTAACAAACGGAAAATATGGTATGCAAGGAGCTATTTCTAAAGCTAATGATATTGTATCATGTAATTCAGGGAAATATTTTTTATTAAAACAATTTGAAAATCCAGCTAATCCCGAAATTCATCAACAAACTACTGGTCCAGAAATCTGGAACGATACTAATGGAAATTTAGATATATTAATTTCTGCTGTAGGAACAGGAGGAACAATAACAGGTATCACAAGATATATAAAAAAAATAAAAAGAAAAAAAAACTTAATTAGTATAGCTGTTGAACCTTCCGAATCACCGGTAATTACACAGTTTTTAACAGGAAAAGAAATAGCACCTGGACCACATAAGATTCAAGGTATTGGAGCAGGATTTATTCCTAAAAATCTAGATTTAACATTAATTGATCAAGTAATTACTGTGTCTAGCGAAGAAGCAATACTTATGGCTCGAAAATTAATGAAAAAAGAAGGAATATTAGCAGGAATTTCTTCTGGTGCTGCATTACATGCAGCAATAAAAATACAAAATAAAAAAAATTTTTTAGATAAGAAAATAGTTGTTATTTTACCGTCTTCAGGAGAACGTTATTTAAGTACAGAATTGTTTTCTAATCTATAA
- the ligA gene encoding NAD-dependent DNA ligase LigA, whose amino-acid sequence MTSTKNKITKLRKNILKYEYFYHTLNQSIISDAEYDYLLNQLYNLELKNKKLITSDSPTQKVGSGLLKNFKKIKHFFPMLSLENTFDINGYLNFEKRIKKSISINELISFCCELKLDGIAISIIYEEGVFVRAATRGDGFQGENITANARMIESIPLQLKGIDIPKRLEVRGEVFMLKSNFIKLNEKYKNNKQKYFSNPRNAAAGSLRHIDPKITAERKLIFSCYGCYFFTETNEELNTHYKRLMKCVSWGLPVKKEIIICSSYVEVKEFYKKFEKKRNFLDFDIDGIVIKVNSIELQKKLGCNTKSPRWAIAFKFFSSEKITLLNDVKFQVGRTGVITPVAYFNPVYISGVMIRKASLHNKYEIERLNLHVNDSVIICRSGDVIPKLLSVVKNIRCKNAKKITFPEFCPVCNTKLLENTDEKLIRCHSGLTCDAQKKKALYHFFSKKSLYVKGLGPKIINELIKKRFVKNPIDFFYLKDLDFIKLKNVGKKKSLKIINSIIQCKKTTLKCFIYALGIPGVGEIVSQKISNYFLKLDKLMNADVLELNSIDGIGKVIANNIFNYFYTVSNRKMINELITKAGIYWDDQELQKSNIKKTLFLNKKIVLTGVFNSFSRTKLKRILINLGANVLHNISQKTDILIYGKNFGSKFFRAKNLKIRIMNEEELKHLIQIK is encoded by the coding sequence ATGACATCTACTAAGAATAAAATTACTAAATTACGAAAAAATATTTTAAAATATGAATACTTTTATCATACATTAAATCAATCAATTATTTCTGATGCAGAATATGATTATTTATTAAATCAATTATATAATTTAGAATTAAAAAACAAAAAACTTATTACCTCAGACTCACCTACACAAAAAGTAGGATCAGGTTTGTTGAAAAATTTTAAAAAAATAAAACATTTTTTTCCTATGTTATCGTTAGAAAATACATTTGATATAAATGGATATTTAAATTTTGAAAAAAGAATTAAAAAATCTATTAGTATTAATGAATTAATATCTTTTTGTTGCGAACTCAAATTAGATGGAATAGCAATTAGTATAATTTATGAGGAAGGAGTTTTTGTGCGTGCAGCAACCCGAGGTGATGGTTTTCAAGGAGAAAATATTACTGCTAATGCTCGAATGATCGAATCAATTCCATTACAATTAAAAGGAATTGATATACCCAAAAGATTAGAAGTTCGGGGCGAAGTATTTATGTTAAAATCTAATTTTATAAAATTAAATGAAAAATATAAAAATAATAAACAGAAATATTTTTCTAATCCTAGGAATGCAGCAGCAGGATCACTACGTCATATTGATCCAAAAATAACAGCTGAAAGAAAATTGATTTTCTCATGTTACGGATGTTATTTCTTCACAGAAACTAATGAAGAACTAAACACTCATTATAAACGATTAATGAAATGTGTATCTTGGGGACTACCTGTAAAAAAAGAAATTATAATTTGTTCAAGTTATGTAGAGGTTAAAGAATTTTATAAAAAATTTGAAAAAAAAAGAAATTTTCTTGATTTTGATATAGATGGAATTGTTATTAAAGTAAATTCAATAGAATTACAAAAAAAATTAGGATGTAATACAAAATCTCCAAGATGGGCAATAGCATTTAAATTCTTTTCTTCAGAAAAAATTACTTTATTAAATGATGTTAAATTTCAAGTTGGTAGAACAGGTGTAATTACTCCTGTAGCTTATTTTAATCCTGTCTATATATCTGGTGTTATGATTAGAAAAGCTTCATTACATAATAAGTATGAAATAGAAAGATTAAATTTACATGTTAATGATTCTGTTATAATTTGTCGTTCCGGTGATGTTATACCAAAATTATTAAGTGTTGTTAAAAATATACGCTGTAAAAATGCGAAAAAAATTACTTTTCCTGAATTTTGTCCAGTATGTAATACAAAATTATTAGAAAATACTGACGAAAAATTAATTCGTTGTCATTCTGGACTAACTTGTGATGCTCAGAAAAAAAAAGCATTATATCATTTTTTTTCAAAAAAATCTTTGTATGTAAAGGGTTTAGGTCCAAAAATTATTAATGAATTAATAAAAAAAAGATTTGTTAAAAATCCAATAGATTTTTTTTATCTTAAAGATCTTGATTTCATTAAATTAAAAAATGTAGGAAAAAAGAAAAGCTTAAAAATTATTAATTCTATTATTCAATGTAAAAAAACTACTCTTAAATGTTTTATTTATGCTTTAGGTATACCTGGTGTGGGAGAGATTGTTTCTCAAAAAATTTCAAATTATTTTTTAAAATTAGATAAATTAATGAATGCTGATGTTTTAGAATTGAATTCTATAGATGGAATAGGAAAAGTTATTGCAAATAATATATTTAATTATTTTTATACAGTTTCCAATCGTAAAATGATTAATGAGTTAATTACAAAAGCAGGAATTTATTGGGACGATCAGGAATTACAGAAATCCAATATAAAAAAAACACTTTTTTTAAATAAAAAAATTGTTTTAACGGGAGTATTTAATTCTTTTTCAAGAACAAAACTAAAGAGAATTTTAATAAATTTAGGTGCGAATGTTTTGCATAATATTTCTCAGAAAACAGATATTTTAATTTATGGTAAAAATTTTGGATCTAAATTTTTTAGAGCAAAAAATTTAAAAATTAGAATTATGAATGAAGAAGAATTAAAACATTTAATTCAAATTAAATAA
- the gltX gene encoding glutamate--tRNA ligase: MKVKTRFAPSPTGNLHIGSIRTALYSWLFARHHSGKFVLRIEDTDLSRSQAISINSIINGLKWLGLNWDEGPYFQTQRLNRYKQVINSMLEKKDAYICICSSQELEQIRLKQIREGHKPRYPGTCRNLKIKNTSNQKYVIRFKNPLSGKVVFQDKIRGEIIFDNAELDDLVIQRSNGMPTYNFCVVVDDLDMEITHVIRGEDHINNTPRQINILNSLGVKIPIYAHLSMILDEEGHKISKRKNALNVIEYSKNGFLPEALLNYVIRLGWSYGDKEIFNISEMQELFNLKSISKSSSTINIKKLLWMNKYYINNLPLNYVSNLLQDYMTNQKIDIKNGPDVESLVKLLRNRYSTLKEITESCRYFYEEFDFFNKKAVEKYFTKKNSSILEESYKRMKKLSIWNDYNISTIINDISLDIKVKTKEVNMVLRISMTGDIYSPSISSIINLIGREKTLLRIKKSINYIKNI; this comes from the coding sequence ATGAAAGTAAAAACTCGTTTTGCACCTAGTCCTACTGGAAATTTACATATTGGTAGTATTCGTACTGCGTTATATTCTTGGTTATTTGCAAGACATCATAGTGGAAAGTTTGTACTTCGTATAGAAGATACTGATCTTTCACGTTCTCAAGCAATTTCTATTAATTCTATCATAAATGGATTAAAATGGTTAGGTTTGAATTGGGATGAAGGTCCTTATTTTCAAACTCAAAGATTAAATAGATATAAACAAGTTATTAATTCTATGTTAGAAAAAAAAGATGCATATATCTGTATTTGTTCATCTCAGGAATTAGAACAAATACGACTAAAACAAATTAGAGAAGGTCATAAACCACGTTATCCTGGTACTTGTAGAAATTTAAAAATTAAAAATACATCAAATCAAAAATATGTAATACGTTTTAAAAACCCACTTTCTGGAAAAGTAGTATTTCAAGATAAAATTAGAGGAGAAATTATTTTTGATAATGCAGAATTAGATGATCTTGTTATTCAACGTTCTAATGGAATGCCTACTTATAATTTTTGTGTTGTTGTAGATGATTTAGATATGGAAATCACTCATGTTATTCGTGGAGAAGATCATATTAATAATACGCCACGTCAAATTAATATCTTGAACTCATTGGGAGTTAAAATACCTATTTATGCTCATTTATCAATGATTTTAGATGAAGAAGGACATAAAATTTCTAAACGGAAAAATGCTTTAAATGTCATCGAGTACAGTAAAAATGGTTTTTTACCAGAAGCATTATTAAATTATGTAATACGATTAGGTTGGTCTTATGGTGATAAAGAGATATTTAATATATCAGAAATGCAGGAACTGTTTAATTTAAAATCTATTAGTAAATCTTCTAGTACGATCAATATTAAAAAACTTTTATGGATGAATAAATATTATATTAATAATCTACCATTAAATTACGTTTCTAATCTTCTTCAAGATTATATGACAAACCAAAAAATTGATATAAAAAATGGTCCTGATGTAGAATCTTTAGTTAAATTATTAAGAAATCGTTATAGTACTTTAAAAGAAATAACGGAATCTTGTCGCTATTTTTATGAAGAATTTGATTTTTTTAATAAAAAAGCAGTAGAAAAATATTTTACAAAAAAAAATTCTTCTATTTTAGAAGAATCTTACAAAAGAATGAAAAAATTATCTATATGGAATGATTATAATATTTCTACGATAATTAATGATATATCTTTAGATATTAAAGTAAAAACAAAAGAAGTGAATATGGTATTGCGTATTTCTATGACAGGAGATATCTATTCGCCTAGTATTAGTTCTATAATTAATTTAATCGGTCGAGAAAAAACTTTATTAAGAATTAAAAAATCAATTAATTACATTAAGAATATATAG
- the fliE gene encoding flagellar hook-basal body complex protein FliE: MFINNIDHQNINTKINLLDINTKTQKTESDKFMDYIKIGLGEISKTQNHAKSDSEKFILNQSGVSLNDVMINLEKSSISMQMAIQIRNKIMSAYQEIMNQQI, encoded by the coding sequence ATGTTTATTAATAATATAGATCATCAAAACATTAATACAAAAATTAATTTATTAGATATAAATACAAAAACACAAAAAACAGAAAGTGACAAATTTATGGATTATATAAAAATAGGATTAGGAGAAATAAGTAAAACTCAAAATCATGCAAAATCTGATTCGGAAAAATTTATATTAAATCAATCAGGAGTTTCTCTAAATGATGTAATGATAAATTTAGAAAAATCTTCTATTTCTATGCAAATGGCAATCCAGATAAGAAATAAAATTATGTCAGCCTATCAAGAAATTATGAATCAACAAATCTAA